GCACTTGCGCCCCTACCCGTTTCAAGTTCTCGCCGTAATTCTGTTGTTCAAAGATCACGCTCGTATAGAAGAACGAGAAGATCACGACCATGAAAAAGTAAATGGTCAGGTAGCCGGGATTCCGGTTGTTGCTGAACAGATTGATCGTTCCAGCTGCAAGGTTTCGCACCCATTCCAGTTGGCTGGAAGTGAAGAACTGAGCGATGATGGCCGGGAAGGTGAGAATGGATTGGGCGAAGATGATCGGGATCATGCCTGCCATGTTGACCAGCAGCGGCAGGGTGCCCTTCACCGGCATAGACTGGCGGTTGCCCATCCGCCGACCAGGATACATGACCGGCACGTTACGGCGGCCCTGAGTCACGATCACAATCGCAAACACGGTGATCGCCATCAAAGCCACAAACGCCAGCAACAGTAGCCAACGGCGTTCCTCGTCCACCCACAGGTTGCTAATAGTGGCCGGCAAGCGGCTGACGATGCCGCTGAAAATGATCAGCGACAGGCCCTGGCCGCGAATGCCGTATTCCGAGATCAATTCGCCAAGCCAGATGGCGAACATGGTTCCAGCCGCCATACTAATGATGGTGGTGATCGTCGGCAGTAATTGCGCCCCGCTAAAGCCAAAGTTCGGCAGAACCTGCACGCCGGGGATCGAAGCATTGAAAATGCGTATCTGGCCGATGGCTGAAAGGGCCGCCATCGGGATCGCCAGGTAATACGTCCAGCGTTCCTGAAACTCGCGGCCAGCCTTCGGGTCGTCTTCCATCCGCTTCTGCAGGGCCGGGATGATGGGCACGAGCAGTTGCAAAATGATCTGGGCGGTGATGTAGGGATAGACGCCCATCGCCAGCACCGAGAAGTTGGACACCGTGCCGCCCGACAGCAGATCGAGCAGGCCTAACAACGCGCCTGCGCCGCCACCCGATTGAAGAATCTGCTGAATGGCGTCGCGATCCACACCTGGCACTGGCACGTGCGCGGCCAGGCGATAGAGGATCAACAGGCCAAGCGTAATCAGCAATCGGTTGCGGATTTCTTCCGCCGACCAGAGATACCGCCACGCAGATCGTTTCATAGTTTGCAAGCGAGCGATTACGCGCCCGCCTCCTCAGCCTCACCCAGCGGCACAATCTCCACCGTGCCACCCGCCTTTTCAATGGCGGCCTTGGCCGCCGCCGTCACCCGGTGAACTTTCACCGTGAGCGGTTTGGTCAGTTCGCCGTTGCCCAGCACCACCACCGGCTGGCTTAAATCTTTCATCACCCCGGCGCTCACCAGCGTCTCCGGAGTCACCGCCCCGTTTTTGACAAAGCGGCTCTCCAGCTTGTCGAGGCTCACTTCCACGTAATGAATTTTGCGTAGATTAGTGAAGCCGCGCTTGAAGGGCAGTTTGCGGACAAGGGGCAGGTTGCCGCCTTCAAAATATTGCGACACACTACCGCCCTGCCGCGCGCCCTGGCCTTTGGTGCCGCGTCCGGCCGTCTTGCCCTGCCCGGCCGAGATGCCGCGCCCGACACGCTTCTTGTCTTTTCTGGCCCCAGGATTGGGTTGAAGATCGTGAAGTTTCATTGCCGGCTACGCCTCTTCCACTTTTACCAGTTGGGAGACTTTGTAGATCATCCCGCGCACTGCCGGGGAGTCTGCCAACTCAATCGTCTGATGCAGTCGCCGCAGGCCCAGAGCGCGCACGGTTTGCTTGTGGCGCGTCGAGTAGCCCAGCGGGCTGCGAACCAGCGTAATGCGAACTTTTTTAGTTTGAGCCGAATTATTGTTTGCCATTGCTCTTTCGACTCCAAAACGGCTGAAGCTCGGCCACGTCTTTGCCCCGTGCCCTGGCTTCCTTCTCGACATCCTTCATCTTCTGCAGGCCCGTCCAGGTGGCCCGTACCACGTTCAGCACATTCGGGCTGCCGAGAGATTTGGTGAGGATGTCCTTGACCCCGGCCACTTCCAACACGGCCCGGACGCCGCCGCCGGCGATGACGCCGGTTCCCGGCGAGGCCGGTTTCAAATACACTTCAGCGCCGCCGTGCTCGGCCACAATTTCATGCGGGATGGTCGTCCCGGCCAGGTTGATGGCCTTCATGTTGCGGCGGGCGCGCTCCGTGCCCTTGCGGATCGCGTCCGGCACGGCGCGGCTCTTGCCCACGCCCACGCCCACGCGGCCCTTGTTATCGCCCACTACCACCACGGTGCGGAAGGCAAAGCGGCGGCCACCCTTGATCACTTTCGCGACGCGGGCAATATCCACCACGCGCTCGTCAAGTTCTTCGCGCTCTTCATCACGGACAACGGGTTCTCGATTGCTGACCCTTGCTTTTTGTTTCATGTGGTCTTAACTCCTAAAAATCCAGTCCGGCGCTGCGAGCGGCTTCAGCCAGGGCCTTCACTCGCCCGTGGTAGCGATACCCG
This Chloroflexota bacterium DNA region includes the following protein-coding sequences:
- the secY gene encoding preprotein translocase subunit SecY — translated: MKRSAWRYLWSAEEIRNRLLITLGLLILYRLAAHVPVPGVDRDAIQQILQSGGGAGALLGLLDLLSGGTVSNFSVLAMGVYPYITAQIILQLLVPIIPALQKRMEDDPKAGREFQERWTYYLAIPMAALSAIGQIRIFNASIPGVQVLPNFGFSGAQLLPTITTIISMAAGTMFAIWLGELISEYGIRGQGLSLIIFSGIVSRLPATISNLWVDEERRWLLLLAFVALMAITVFAIVIVTQGRRNVPVMYPGRRMGNRQSMPVKGTLPLLVNMAGMIPIIFAQSILTFPAIIAQFFTSSQLEWVRNLAAGTINLFSNNRNPGYLTIYFFMVVIFSFFYTSVIFEQQNYGENLKRVGAQVPGVTKGPPTQRYLNRVLQRITLPGAIFLGVVAVLPFLAGNVLNANAFSVLGSGLLIVVGVVKDTFFGLETELKLRGYDDTMLVR
- the rplO gene encoding 50S ribosomal protein L15, which produces MKLHDLQPNPGARKDKKRVGRGISAGQGKTAGRGTKGQGARQGGSVSQYFEGGNLPLVRKLPFKRGFTNLRKIHYVEVSLDKLESRFVKNGAVTPETLVSAGVMKDLSQPVVVLGNGELTKPLTVKVHRVTAAAKAAIEKAGGTVEIVPLGEAEEAGA
- the rpmD gene encoding 50S ribosomal protein L30, producing MANNNSAQTKKVRITLVRSPLGYSTRHKQTVRALGLRRLHQTIELADSPAVRGMIYKVSQLVKVEEA
- the rpsE gene encoding 30S ribosomal protein S5 → MKQKARVSNREPVVRDEEREELDERVVDIARVAKVIKGGRRFAFRTVVVVGDNKGRVGVGVGKSRAVPDAIRKGTERARRNMKAINLAGTTIPHEIVAEHGGAEVYLKPASPGTGVIAGGGVRAVLEVAGVKDILTKSLGSPNVLNVVRATWTGLQKMKDVEKEARARGKDVAELQPFWSRKSNGKQ